In Geminocystis sp. NIES-3709, a single genomic region encodes these proteins:
- a CDS encoding HAD family hydrolase — MVNVICKEKIFKNIEAIIFDKDGTLADSESFLRELALKRARLIDAQIPGIYEPLLMAFGVENDYLNPTGLMAVGSNRENQIVAAGYIAETGKSWFEALSIASESFNNAEKSFPIRGKTSPIFAGSLEVLQFLKQKGLKMAILSADTTKGVKEFVENHQLSDYIDLIMGVDTGLFKPDPRLFLQACDKMNVKPENTLMIGDSQGDIAMAKNAKAGGVIGICWKYPEAPHLNTADVVISDLADLQLS, encoded by the coding sequence ATGGTTAATGTTATTTGTAAAGAAAAAATATTTAAAAATATAGAAGCGATTATTTTTGATAAAGACGGCACATTAGCAGATTCAGAGAGTTTTTTGAGAGAATTAGCATTAAAAAGAGCACGATTAATTGATGCTCAAATACCGGGTATTTATGAACCTTTACTTATGGCTTTTGGCGTAGAAAATGACTATCTCAATCCGACAGGTTTAATGGCAGTAGGAAGTAATCGAGAAAATCAAATTGTGGCGGCAGGTTATATCGCTGAAACGGGAAAAAGTTGGTTTGAAGCATTATCGATCGCATCTGAATCTTTTAATAATGCAGAAAAATCCTTTCCTATTCGTGGCAAAACTTCTCCTATATTTGCAGGAAGTCTTGAAGTATTACAATTCTTAAAACAAAAAGGTTTGAAAATGGCAATTTTATCAGCAGACACTACCAAAGGAGTAAAAGAGTTTGTGGAAAATCATCAATTATCGGATTATATTGATTTAATAATGGGAGTTGATACGGGATTATTTAAGCCTGATCCTCGTTTATTTTTACAAGCCTGTGACAAGATGAATGTAAAGCCTGAAAATACCTTAATGATAGGAGATTCTCAGGGGGATATTGCTATGGCAAAAAATGCGAAAGCGGGGGGAGTTATCGGTATTTGTTGGAAATATCCAGAAGCACCTCATTTAAACACAGCAGATGTAGTTATTTCTGATTTAGCAGATTTACAATTATCTTAA